A genome region from Dehalococcoidia bacterium includes the following:
- a CDS encoding aminotransferase class V-fold PLP-dependent enzyme — translation MVIDDVLALREQIPTLRKTLYLNSGWSGPSPQRVIDRVIERLRWENDEGPTAPQVLERFWRLHDEVRDGVAATFGAQPDEIVTTANTTEGINLVLNGLPWSPGDNVVTYNFEHHSVLVPLYHLRERKGVDVRFARLDVNDSPETIVAKFEAAMTATTRLLVVSHISYSTGLRLPLEAICAMAHARGAQVLADGAQTAGQIVLQLAASGADYYAFTGHKWLLGPEGAGALFVRRERLPALQPTAVSIHAAEHFDYEGAYTPKRDTPEKFQLTTVNGALFQGFLEAMALYREIGPAAIEARTRRLGQLLAAKLAAIPGVALVSPTRQETASGLVSFRVGDRRPREVVDMLWERRRIVVRAVDYPAAIRASCHYFNTEEDLDALVAEIVALA, via the coding sequence ATGGTCATCGATGACGTGCTCGCGCTTCGGGAGCAGATCCCGACGCTGCGCAAAACGCTCTACCTCAACTCGGGGTGGTCCGGGCCGTCGCCGCAGCGGGTGATCGACCGTGTGATCGAGCGGCTCCGCTGGGAGAACGACGAGGGGCCGACGGCGCCCCAGGTGCTTGAGCGCTTCTGGCGGCTGCATGATGAGGTCCGGGATGGGGTTGCAGCGACCTTCGGCGCTCAGCCCGACGAGATCGTCACGACCGCCAACACCACCGAAGGGATTAACCTCGTTCTGAACGGGCTGCCGTGGTCGCCCGGCGACAATGTCGTCACCTACAACTTTGAGCACCACTCGGTCCTCGTCCCCCTGTATCACCTGCGCGAGCGGAAGGGCGTTGACGTTCGGTTTGCCCGGCTCGATGTCAACGACAGTCCTGAGACTATCGTCGCCAAGTTCGAAGCAGCGATGACGGCGACGACGCGCCTCCTTGTTGTCAGCCACATCTCCTACAGCACAGGGCTGCGGCTGCCGCTCGAGGCGATCTGCGCGATGGCGCATGCGCGAGGGGCGCAGGTGCTCGCCGATGGCGCCCAAACCGCGGGACAGATCGTCCTCCAGCTCGCTGCCAGCGGAGCAGACTACTACGCTTTCACGGGCCATAAATGGCTGCTCGGTCCGGAGGGCGCGGGGGCGCTCTTCGTCCGTCGCGAGCGGCTGCCGGCGCTCCAGCCGACCGCCGTCTCAATCCATGCGGCCGAACATTTCGACTACGAGGGCGCCTACACGCCGAAGCGGGACACGCCGGAGAAGTTTCAGCTCACCACCGTCAACGGGGCGCTTTTCCAGGGATTCCTCGAGGCGATGGCGCTCTACCGGGAGATCGGCCCCGCAGCCATCGAAGCGCGAACTCGGCGCTTGGGCCAGCTTCTCGCCGCGAAGCTTGCGGCGATCCCCGGCGTCGCCCTTGTCAGTCCGACGCGCCAAGAGACTGCCTCGGGGCTCGTCTCTTTCCGCGTGGGCGACCGCCGACCGCGCGAGGTCGTCGACATGCTCTGGGAGCGGCGCCGGATTGTCGTTCGCGCGGTCGACTACCCGGCAGCGATCCGTGCCAGCTGCCACTACTTCAACACTGAAGAGGACCTCGACGCCCTCGTTGCCGAGATCGTGGCGCTGGCATGA
- a CDS encoding pseudouridine-5'-phosphate glycosidase produces the protein MTAAPLAVLPDVRAALEARQPVVALETSVIAHGLPRPVNLEAAARMEAAVRAGGAVPAFIGVIEGVIRVGLDAADLERLAGGRGVLKIARRDLPAAAAFGETGGTTVSAALHVCTLTGITVFATGGIGGVHPGGIDVSEDLAALATTSAIVVCSGAKSILDLEATVERLETSGVLVAGLGVDELPAFYTRSSGLPVQRRVNSPAEAARLFRAARALGLSSAVLLAVPPPISCPLEEVRAIIAAAEDELAGIRGSARTPALLDAIGRRSGGRLTAVNVALLERNAALAAEVARAVAEQAG, from the coding sequence ATGACCGCCGCCCCGCTCGCCGTGCTGCCGGACGTGCGCGCTGCGCTCGAGGCGCGCCAGCCGGTCGTCGCCCTAGAAACGAGCGTCATCGCCCACGGCCTGCCGCGGCCGGTCAACCTTGAGGCGGCGGCACGGATGGAGGCCGCCGTCCGCGCTGGCGGCGCTGTTCCGGCGTTCATCGGCGTGATCGAGGGGGTGATCCGGGTCGGCCTCGACGCCGCAGACCTCGAGCGGCTTGCCGGCGGCCGCGGTGTCCTCAAAATCGCGCGGCGCGATCTGCCGGCGGCGGCGGCCTTCGGTGAAACGGGCGGCACAACGGTGAGCGCGGCGCTGCACGTTTGCACACTGACAGGCATTACCGTCTTCGCCACTGGCGGCATCGGCGGCGTCCACCCCGGCGGCATTGACGTGTCGGAAGACCTCGCCGCTCTTGCAACGACGAGTGCGATCGTTGTCTGCTCCGGCGCGAAATCGATCCTCGACCTTGAAGCGACGGTCGAACGGCTGGAGACGAGTGGGGTTCTTGTCGCGGGGCTCGGCGTAGACGAACTGCCGGCGTTTTACACTCGCTCCTCGGGGCTGCCAGTGCAGCGGCGGGTGAACTCGCCCGCCGAAGCGGCACGGCTGTTCCGTGCCGCGCGCGCCCTTGGGCTGTCGAGCGCGGTGCTGCTCGCGGTGCCCCCGCCTATCTCCTGCCCGCTGGAGGAGGTGCGCGCGATCATCGCGGCTGCCGAAGACGAGCTCGCCGGGATACGCGGCAGTGCCCGCACCCCCGCGCTGCTTGACGCCATCGGCCGCCGGTCGGGCGGACGGCTAACCGCCGTGAATGTCGCCCTCCTCGAGCGCAATGCCGCCCTCGCCGCTGAAGTCGCGCGCGCAGTTGCTGAGCAGGCGGGGTGA
- a CDS encoding lysophospholipid acyltransferase family protein, which translates to MTAALLAFRLGTALAPRLPRSVLVALALPFADLLAARNTPQNRAHRRNIARVVGRSPADPSVRQLARRAVRVQTLNYLDLFRSRRLSRAELLARVEMRGLEHLQRALAGARGAVVISGHVGSVDMAGLALTALGLPGAALVEPLQPPELFALVAALRERFGGQLIPLGPDAVKRAGTALRQNAALGIAIDWDISGTGIEVPLFGHRMRLPAGPAIVALRYGAPLVPLTCIRVGLTRFRLTIEPPLPAAEGGTLHERTRATTERIAGFLERQLRAAPDQWVMFHNVWADPLDD; encoded by the coding sequence GTGACCGCCGCCCTGCTCGCCTTCCGGCTCGGCACCGCCCTCGCCCCGCGGCTGCCGCGCTCCGTCCTTGTGGCGCTGGCACTGCCCTTTGCCGACCTGCTCGCCGCGCGCAACACGCCGCAGAACCGGGCTCACCGCCGCAACATCGCCCGCGTCGTCGGCCGGTCTCCGGCCGACCCATCGGTGCGGCAGCTCGCGCGGCGGGCTGTGCGCGTCCAGACGCTCAACTACCTCGACCTCTTCCGCTCGCGGCGGCTCAGCCGGGCCGAGCTCCTCGCTAGGGTAGAGATGCGCGGTCTCGAGCACCTGCAGCGCGCGCTGGCAGGAGCGCGCGGCGCAGTCGTGATCTCGGGGCATGTCGGCTCGGTCGACATGGCCGGGCTGGCCCTCACCGCTCTCGGCCTGCCGGGCGCCGCCCTTGTCGAGCCGCTCCAGCCGCCCGAGCTCTTCGCGCTGGTCGCAGCCCTGCGCGAGCGGTTCGGGGGGCAGCTGATCCCCCTTGGGCCAGATGCCGTGAAGCGCGCCGGCACCGCGCTCAGGCAGAATGCCGCCCTCGGCATCGCCATCGATTGGGATATCAGCGGAACGGGCATCGAGGTGCCGCTCTTCGGGCATCGGATGCGGCTCCCTGCCGGACCCGCGATCGTGGCGCTGCGCTATGGCGCGCCGCTCGTGCCGCTCACCTGCATTCGCGTCGGTCTCACCCGCTTTCGCCTGACGATCGAGCCGCCGCTCCCGGCCGCCGAGGGGGGAACCCTGCACGAACGGACGCGCGCCACGACCGAGCGGATTGCCGGCTTCCTCGAGCGGCAGCTCCGCGCTGCTCCCGACCAGTGGGTGATGTTCCACAACGTCTGGGCCGACCCGCTTGACGACTGA
- a CDS encoding ATP-binding cassette domain-containing protein produces the protein MQDAWLDPYRELYPSLPTRWVAYSTEQFLFRYPASAPLDLKVRESAKEIEHLVGVLTETLQLRRLPAEPLEVVLTASEEDEPPAESATGARCLQVVCRADTPVVDIARAVVQRLLVEAWGANAARADLVVDGLLGIASELARTGSLAKLNASLHAERERGVRVGLAELFAGVAVLPRPHYARLATSFLGYLVTAYGPARVADLARAFDRASPGRSFEIAFGKPPAALEQEWLASLRASRLRVLGSDGMLARLLPLVRAHAGLVAVLLLAVLLGVVYSLSEPFLIKALVEEVALARSADPAPRSGGGVAVVLLLLTVAAAIQGVGRLLTARTGALLGAAVAGDLRLRLFERIQAMALDPFDRSRAAEALTRLSTEVDFVETVLRRSVPVLISALLTLVLALLLIAVFINWRVSLIAALVVAGLALLARRFGRLVTAANARRAEAKTALTAVLDESILTAVVATVFGLNAQRRQTMRRALETVAASARQVALVTGAQRAVGMLALVVLYLAALGGGALALSGALTEGLAIIALVLLFRPMAQALGQLATVSDPLQRVTGALAQIGDVLNQPVERGEEEGAHPLPLLEREIRFDNVSFSYLAGQPVLDRIDLVIPAGTTFAIVGLSGAGKSTIVRLLSRLVDPTIGSVRFDDYDLRMVSRASLYAQMGIVFQQPVLFDRSIRENIQVGKPDASDAEIEAALRAVDLFDLVSSLPQGIETRIGAGGVHLSLGQRQRLALARALVRQPRLLVLDEATAALDPEAEAALFELLRKTADGRTVVFLTQRVATARHADQIAVLSRGRIVQQGTHDELVAEEGLYRRLWQAQSETLAEGRVADPALIAARLKAIPLFRDFDEAGLAALAARLATEELNANEIVFAQGDPADKLYLILSGQVEVTTVGPAGEERLFAVLNEGDHFGEMALRRESPRTTTARTRTPTVLLSLDRRQILKSIADVLAIPDAHRSLIRWLLRRESASLAEIVQQLNVGIDEALRTVESLIQRGFLTEVEVDGQVRYRARLAPRRGRHLPAGIWRALDREEN, from the coding sequence ATGCAGGACGCGTGGCTCGACCCGTATAGGGAGCTGTACCCCTCCTTGCCGACGCGCTGGGTCGCCTATTCAACTGAACAGTTCCTCTTTCGGTATCCCGCCTCCGCGCCGCTCGACCTGAAAGTCCGAGAGAGTGCTAAGGAGATCGAGCACCTGGTCGGCGTGCTCACGGAGACGCTGCAGTTGCGGCGCCTGCCGGCCGAGCCGCTGGAAGTGGTGCTGACCGCCTCCGAGGAAGACGAACCGCCCGCGGAAAGCGCGACCGGCGCTCGCTGCCTTCAGGTTGTCTGCCGCGCCGACACCCCGGTGGTCGATATTGCGCGGGCGGTTGTGCAGCGGCTGCTGGTCGAGGCGTGGGGCGCCAACGCTGCCAGAGCCGACCTCGTCGTCGACGGTCTGCTCGGCATCGCCAGCGAACTGGCTCGCACTGGAAGCCTCGCCAAGCTGAACGCCTCCCTCCACGCTGAGCGCGAGCGAGGAGTGAGGGTCGGCCTTGCCGAGCTGTTCGCCGGCGTGGCGGTGCTGCCGCGTCCGCACTATGCGCGCCTCGCAACTTCGTTTCTCGGCTATCTTGTCACGGCCTACGGCCCCGCGCGCGTGGCCGACCTCGCCCGGGCGTTCGACCGCGCAAGCCCCGGGCGCAGCTTCGAAATCGCCTTCGGCAAGCCTCCGGCAGCGCTCGAGCAGGAATGGCTCGCTTCGTTGCGCGCGAGCCGCTTGCGTGTCCTCGGCAGCGACGGGATGCTCGCGCGGCTGCTGCCGCTTGTCCGCGCTCATGCCGGGCTCGTCGCCGTCCTCCTCCTCGCGGTGCTGCTCGGCGTGGTCTACAGCCTGAGCGAGCCGTTTCTTATCAAGGCCCTCGTCGAGGAGGTGGCGCTCGCCCGCTCAGCCGACCCTGCGCCGAGAAGCGGCGGGGGCGTGGCAGTGGTTCTCCTGCTCCTGACCGTCGCCGCGGCTATTCAGGGAGTTGGCCGGCTCCTCACGGCGCGCACTGGCGCCCTCTTGGGCGCTGCGGTCGCCGGCGACCTTCGGCTGCGGCTGTTCGAGCGGATCCAGGCGATGGCGCTCGACCCCTTCGACCGCTCGCGCGCGGCAGAAGCGCTCACGCGCCTGAGCACCGAGGTCGACTTTGTTGAGACGGTGCTCCGTCGGTCGGTGCCCGTCCTGATCTCGGCGCTGCTGACCCTCGTCCTCGCCCTCCTCCTGATCGCGGTCTTCATCAACTGGCGAGTAAGCCTCATCGCCGCGCTCGTTGTCGCCGGGCTGGCGCTGCTGGCGCGCCGGTTCGGCCGCCTGGTCACCGCCGCCAATGCGCGGCGTGCGGAGGCCAAGACGGCGCTGACCGCTGTTCTCGACGAGAGCATCCTCACGGCTGTCGTGGCGACGGTATTCGGTCTCAACGCGCAACGGCGTCAGACGATGCGGCGCGCTCTCGAGACGGTCGCCGCTTCCGCTAGGCAGGTCGCGCTCGTAACCGGGGCGCAACGCGCGGTCGGCATGCTTGCTCTCGTCGTGCTGTACCTCGCCGCCCTAGGAGGAGGAGCGCTGGCGCTGAGCGGGGCGCTCACGGAAGGGCTGGCGATCATCGCCCTCGTTTTGCTGTTCCGGCCGATGGCGCAGGCGCTAGGACAGCTCGCCACGGTGTCTGACCCGCTTCAGCGGGTGACTGGCGCTCTGGCGCAGATTGGCGACGTGCTCAACCAGCCGGTGGAGAGAGGGGAAGAGGAAGGGGCGCACCCGCTGCCGCTGCTCGAGCGGGAGATCCGCTTTGACAACGTCTCCTTCTCCTATCTTGCGGGGCAGCCCGTGCTCGACCGGATCGATCTCGTCATCCCCGCCGGCACCACCTTTGCGATCGTTGGTCTCAGCGGGGCGGGCAAGTCGACTATCGTCCGTCTCCTGAGCCGCCTCGTCGACCCGACGATCGGCAGCGTGCGGTTCGATGACTACGACCTCCGCATGGTCAGCCGCGCCTCGCTCTATGCGCAGATGGGGATTGTCTTCCAGCAGCCGGTGCTCTTCGACCGGTCGATTAGGGAGAACATCCAAGTGGGCAAGCCGGACGCCAGCGACGCAGAGATCGAAGCGGCACTGCGCGCGGTCGACCTATTCGACCTCGTCTCTTCGCTGCCTCAGGGGATCGAGACGCGCATCGGCGCCGGCGGGGTCCATCTCTCGCTCGGGCAGCGCCAGCGGCTGGCGTTGGCGCGAGCCCTTGTCCGCCAGCCGCGGCTGCTCGTGCTCGACGAGGCGACGGCAGCGCTCGACCCCGAGGCTGAGGCGGCGCTGTTCGAGTTGCTTCGCAAGACGGCGGACGGCCGAACGGTTGTCTTCCTGACCCAGCGGGTTGCCACTGCCCGTCATGCCGACCAGATCGCGGTGCTCAGTCGCGGGCGGATTGTCCAGCAGGGGACCCACGACGAACTGGTCGCGGAAGAGGGGCTGTATCGCCGGCTGTGGCAGGCGCAAAGCGAAACCCTCGCCGAAGGGCGGGTCGCCGACCCGGCGCTCATCGCTGCTCGGCTCAAGGCGATCCCCCTCTTCCGCGACTTCGACGAAGCCGGACTGGCGGCGCTCGCCGCGCGGCTGGCGACCGAGGAATTGAACGCGAACGAGATCGTCTTCGCGCAGGGAGATCCTGCCGACAAGCTGTATCTCATCCTCTCTGGCCAAGTCGAGGTGACGACGGTTGGGCCGGCCGGCGAGGAGCGGCTGTTCGCCGTGCTGAACGAAGGAGACCACTTCGGCGAAATGGCGCTCCGCCGCGAATCGCCGCGCACCACCACGGCCCGAACGCGCACGCCGACCGTCCTGCTTTCGCTCGACCGGCGCCAAATTTTGAAGAGCATCGCCGACGTTCTCGCGATCCCTGATGCGCACCGTTCGCTGATCCGGTGGCTGCTCCGGCGCGAGTCCGCGAGCCTCGCCGAAATCGTGCAGCAGCTGAATGTCGGCATCGACGAGGCGCTCCGGACGGTCGAAAGCCTCATCCAGCGCGGTTTTCTCACCGAGGTCGAGGTCGACGGGCAGGTGCGCTACCGCGCCCGACTGGCTCCCCGTCGCGGCCGCCATCTGCCGGCCGGCATCTGGCGCGCCCTCGACCGTGAAGAGAACTAA
- a CDS encoding amidohydrolase, whose amino-acid sequence MKIFDVHLHFPRDWEHPDADPQPLLDETLEKARAAGIAAVCVLSGGRFGPSYERALRCLERHAGFAIPVAVVDPEETSGRMVRELHALGYRGLKMIGVKKPYDSYDYFRLYEAAEELEMPILFHLGVIGGPVDFQRTHPRRDRAAAERLARWQQRIGARDTSAIRMHPFHLDTLANNFPKLKLIGAHLGGTGNYDAAASVARWRPNVFFDLSGGETIERHAEERRLIGYEIGVEKLLWGSDCAADEIQAHVDRFVALFERIGLREDERERIWWRNGAELYGLEPPAIAPVATTAEADYSAPEALTGRPA is encoded by the coding sequence GTGAAGATCTTCGATGTGCACTTGCATTTTCCTCGCGACTGGGAGCACCCCGACGCCGACCCGCAGCCGCTGCTCGATGAAACGCTCGAGAAAGCGCGGGCGGCAGGGATCGCCGCTGTCTGCGTCCTCTCTGGAGGCCGCTTCGGGCCGTCCTATGAGCGCGCGCTCCGCTGCTTGGAGCGGCACGCCGGGTTCGCAATCCCCGTGGCGGTCGTCGACCCGGAGGAGACCTCCGGCCGGATGGTGCGCGAACTGCATGCGCTTGGCTATCGCGGGCTGAAAATGATCGGCGTCAAAAAGCCGTATGACAGCTACGACTACTTTCGGCTTTACGAGGCGGCCGAAGAGCTGGAGATGCCGATCCTCTTTCATCTCGGCGTCATCGGGGGGCCCGTCGATTTCCAGCGGACCCACCCGCGCCGCGATCGGGCTGCCGCCGAACGGCTCGCGCGCTGGCAGCAGCGGATCGGCGCGCGCGACACCAGCGCAATCCGGATGCACCCGTTCCATCTCGATACGCTCGCCAATAACTTCCCCAAGCTGAAGCTGATCGGCGCTCACCTCGGCGGCACGGGCAACTACGATGCCGCAGCATCGGTGGCGCGATGGCGGCCGAATGTCTTTTTCGACTTGTCCGGCGGCGAGACCATTGAGCGTCACGCCGAAGAGCGCCGGCTGATCGGCTACGAGATCGGCGTTGAAAAACTGCTTTGGGGGTCTGACTGCGCGGCGGATGAGATCCAAGCGCATGTCGATCGGTTCGTCGCCCTCTTCGAGCGCATCGGGCTACGTGAGGACGAACGCGAGCGCATTTGGTGGCGCAACGGCGCCGAGTTGTATGGCCTTGAGCCGCCAGCGATCGCTCCTGTCGCCACCACCGCCGAGGCAGACTACTCTGCGCCAGAAGCCCTCACCGGCCGACCCGCCTGA
- a CDS encoding M20/M25/M40 family metallo-hydrolase, giving the protein MTELARAIDQALAAIDPAETIALAQQLIRIPSVTGREGAAISETVAAWLTAHGIATDLQEIAPGRVNVIGRLEGAAPGPRLLLNGHLDTKPFDGMTIDPTGAAIRDGRLWGRGACDMKSGVAAILVAARAVRDTGALRRGTLLVGFEVGEEGGGWTFPQLLAGPGACDAMICAEPTNLEVHIGARGGMPLTITTYGVATHSGMAHHGINAIQKMARVIEALYALPEFAEEEPAWGRSPVNCEQIAGGGMVSASVPDRCDLRVDIRLNPGLPPERLRPALEAMLDRLRAADPDLIVEWAPRVAPWRAAQIALDDPLLQAVEGAAARVLGQAARAGFPGGCSALVALNAGIPSVIFGPGHIQQAHTVDEWIAVDQIPRAAQVYACAALSYLSES; this is encoded by the coding sequence GTGACGGAACTCGCGCGCGCGATCGACCAGGCGCTCGCCGCGATCGATCCAGCGGAGACGATTGCGCTCGCCCAGCAGCTGATCCGCATTCCGAGCGTCACCGGACGCGAAGGCGCTGCCATTTCGGAGACCGTCGCCGCCTGGCTGACCGCCCACGGCATCGCGACTGACCTTCAGGAAATCGCGCCCGGGCGCGTGAACGTCATCGGCCGTCTCGAAGGCGCGGCGCCGGGACCGCGGCTCCTCCTGAACGGCCACCTCGACACCAAGCCGTTCGACGGGATGACGATCGACCCGACCGGCGCCGCGATCCGCGATGGCCGGCTGTGGGGACGCGGCGCCTGCGACATGAAGAGCGGTGTCGCGGCCATCCTCGTTGCCGCTCGCGCTGTGCGCGACACGGGGGCGCTTCGGCGCGGCACGCTGCTCGTCGGCTTCGAGGTCGGAGAAGAAGGCGGCGGCTGGACCTTCCCCCAGCTGCTCGCCGGGCCGGGCGCCTGCGACGCCATGATCTGCGCCGAGCCCACCAACCTCGAGGTGCATATCGGGGCGCGGGGAGGAATGCCGCTCACCATCACTACCTACGGCGTGGCCACCCATAGCGGCATGGCCCACCACGGCATCAATGCCATTCAGAAGATGGCTCGCGTCATCGAGGCGCTCTACGCCCTTCCGGAGTTCGCGGAGGAAGAGCCGGCCTGGGGCCGGTCGCCCGTGAACTGCGAGCAGATCGCCGGCGGAGGCATGGTGAGCGCCTCCGTGCCGGACCGCTGCGATCTCCGGGTTGATATCCGGCTCAATCCCGGTCTTCCGCCAGAACGGCTGCGCCCCGCGCTCGAGGCAATGCTCGACCGGCTTCGAGCTGCCGACCCCGACCTGATCGTCGAGTGGGCGCCGCGCGTTGCGCCCTGGCGAGCCGCTCAAATTGCGCTGGATGACCCGCTGCTGCAGGCTGTCGAAGGAGCGGCCGCCCGGGTGCTCGGTCAGGCGGCGCGCGCCGGCTTTCCCGGGGGATGCTCCGCCTTGGTGGCGCTCAACGCGGGGATCCCGTCGGTGATCTTCGGGCCCGGCCACATCCAGCAGGCGCATACGGTCGATGAGTGGATCGCCGTCGACCAGATCCCGCGCGCTGCTCAGGTGTACGCCTGCGCTGCGCTTTCCTACCTCAGCGAAAGCTAA
- a CDS encoding ABC transporter substrate-binding protein → MHRVMPRLPVVLLLVAVACAPAAPAPSGPGAPAEPKRAANQVLRIGTNVFPNGVTPFSTAFGFWSIGNQFDSLLNFDSNYDLVPGVAERWELAPSGDAWRFYLRKDLTFSTGERLTAEDVAHVIETGRAERIPVSQQDTYLRGARIIDDYTVDILMAERNVATLYVAPSWQIWSKKHYESVGKSGFLANPVGSGPYVLAEYVPSQTLVYRLRTDRPHPYRRAILTEIRITNVPEPSALINGMRTDEIDMAIGSFSPDQARQAKDSGINVIQPPRQASYYAILFNKDPIRGTPYEDKRVRLALNYAVDKETIVKTLYAGFSQPLSQLSVPGDPSYNPDLKPVPYDPAMARRLLAEAGYPNGFRAGAIDFVPRPLNTSVLQAVQSMHRDIGVHWDLNPVESGIYVDIAYGLNGRDALRKEMIEAGGSNNNGIWTFPWAFLKCAQPKPLYCSPELDRHMQLALAELDKEKRNAHLRNAMKAWVEEWSMIYLVSTPQFSMLGSKVRGFTWTTQAFYSLDGTYKVE, encoded by the coding sequence ATGCACCGTGTAATGCCTCGCCTGCCGGTTGTCCTCCTGTTGGTCGCTGTGGCCTGCGCGCCGGCTGCCCCTGCACCCTCGGGTCCCGGCGCCCCTGCCGAGCCGAAGCGCGCTGCGAACCAAGTGCTGCGGATCGGAACGAACGTCTTTCCGAACGGGGTGACCCCCTTCTCGACCGCGTTCGGCTTCTGGTCGATCGGCAATCAGTTCGACTCGCTGCTCAACTTTGACAGTAACTACGACCTCGTTCCTGGGGTCGCCGAGCGCTGGGAGCTTGCGCCGTCCGGCGACGCGTGGCGCTTTTATCTCCGCAAAGACCTCACCTTCTCGACCGGGGAGCGGCTGACGGCCGAGGACGTTGCCCACGTGATCGAGACCGGGCGTGCCGAGCGGATCCCGGTCTCCCAGCAGGATACCTACCTGCGGGGCGCCCGCATCATCGATGACTACACCGTAGATATTCTGATGGCCGAGCGGAACGTCGCGACGCTCTATGTCGCGCCGAGCTGGCAAATCTGGTCGAAAAAGCACTACGAGAGCGTCGGCAAAAGCGGCTTTCTCGCCAATCCGGTCGGCAGCGGTCCGTATGTCCTCGCAGAGTATGTGCCGAGCCAGACCTTGGTCTACCGGCTGCGCACCGACCGCCCGCATCCCTACCGCCGGGCGATCCTGACCGAGATCCGCATCACGAATGTCCCTGAGCCGAGCGCCCTCATCAATGGGATGCGCACCGACGAGATCGACATGGCGATCGGCAGTTTTAGCCCCGACCAGGCGCGCCAAGCAAAGGACTCGGGCATCAATGTCATCCAGCCGCCGCGCCAAGCGAGCTACTACGCCATTCTGTTCAATAAAGACCCGATCCGGGGCACACCCTACGAAGATAAGCGCGTCCGTCTCGCCCTGAACTACGCCGTTGATAAGGAGACTATCGTCAAGACGCTCTACGCCGGCTTCTCCCAGCCGCTCAGCCAGCTCTCCGTGCCCGGCGATCCGAGCTACAACCCGGACCTGAAGCCTGTGCCGTACGACCCGGCGATGGCGCGGCGGCTGCTCGCCGAGGCCGGCTATCCGAACGGCTTCCGCGCCGGCGCGATCGACTTTGTCCCGCGCCCGCTCAACACCTCGGTGCTGCAGGCGGTCCAAAGCATGCATCGCGATATCGGCGTCCATTGGGACCTGAACCCGGTCGAGTCGGGCATCTATGTCGATATCGCCTACGGGCTGAACGGGCGAGATGCGCTCCGCAAGGAGATGATCGAGGCGGGCGGGTCGAACAATAACGGGATCTGGACCTTCCCGTGGGCGTTCCTAAAGTGCGCTCAGCCGAAGCCGCTCTACTGCTCGCCCGAGCTCGACCGTCATATGCAGCTTGCGCTTGCCGAACTCGACAAGGAGAAGCGGAACGCCCATCTTCGCAACGCGATGAAGGCGTGGGTGGAGGAATGGTCGATGATCTACCTCGTCAGCACCCCGCAATTCAGCATGCTCGGGAGCAAAGTGCGCGGCTTCACGTGGACGACCCAAGCGTTCTATTCCCTCGACGGCACGTATAAGGTCGAGTAG